The genomic stretch TCGAAATGGTAAGAGACTTACACGACTTCAAAAAGAAAGATTAATAGAAGCTTGGAAAAATAGTGAAGAAAAACCTAAACGTTCAAGGTTTGTCAACGAGTATAAGGAAAAATTAAATGTAAGCTGGAGAGCTGTAGACAACTTTGTGATAAATAATTTATTAAATAAAGATGAGGAGGTTAAAATTAATGAAACGGCTGTATAGTATTAACCTCATTACATTTTTAAAGATTAACGGTTGTTATGAAGAAAGATATGGATTTAACAAAGAGAAGAATAAAGTTTATGCAGTTTTTAACGAGACTGGATTGTTACGTGATCTATTAAAAGAATATAAATCAGATGAGTCTTTGGTGAGCTTAAGAAAATATATAGTACAATTTAGCTCTGTGAAAAATGAAATGAAGTTAGAGTTAGAAAAGTCTCAAGATAAGGATTTTAATTATATCTGATTTAAATACATAAAGGTGATTGCCTCCTTTTATCGAATTGAGTAGGTGAAGGAGGTGATACTATGAGTGGTTTTGATAAAAATAATCGTGACCCAGAAGTTGAATGGATTATTGATATGTATCCAGAAGAAAAAGATATATATCGATATATGAGAAATCAGTATGAACATTTTGGTGAAAACTACAATGCAGATATTCATGATATTGAGGTAGCAAAGTTAGCTAGCATTGAATTCAATATTACAGCGGAAAAAGCTGGAGACTTATATTCATCAATGGAATGTAGAATACATGAATTTCAAAATGAACGTTTAAAAAGAATGAAGTCTAAGTAATTTTAGGCATCCATCATGGGTGTCTTTTTTTATTTGCAGTAAATGAAATGGATGTGATCAGGTGGCTAAACCTTGGGCTAAGAAGTTTTATAACAGTAGTGCTTGGGGGAAAGTAAGACAGTTATGTATTGATAGGTCTAATGGATTGTGTGAGTCTTGTATGTTGAAAGGTAGATACACTCCTGGTCACATCGTGCATCATAAGATATATCTCACGCCTGATAACATTAATGATCCAACGATAGCATTAGGATTAGATAACTTAAGGTACGACTGTCAAGACTGTCACAATAAAGAACACTTTGAGAAGTATAGTCCAACAAGAGAAGATATAAAGTTTGATGAAAAAGGAAATGTGGTGTACATCCCCCCTAAAAATAATGAAGGGTGTGTCAACTAAAGACCGATGAGATACCCTCAAAAAATACACAGGTCATTTCACGTGACCCCCTACCCTAAAATGGAGGTGTTTTTATGGTAGCAAAGAAGGAATTAACAAAAGATGAACGAGTAAAGAAAGAGATCCAACGACTAAAGCGAATTTACAAAGATTTGCCTAAAGATACTCTCAATGTGGTTGACGGGCTAATCGTTGAAGCAGCTGACTTACGTATTCGTTTAGAGGATATAAGACAAGACTTAGATGAAAATGGATATGATGAGATGTTCAGTCAATCCCCAACTCAAGAACCCTATGAAAGGGAACGTCCAGTTGCTAGAAGATATATCTCTATGAATAAGAACTATCAATCTATTATGAAGCAATTGGGTGACTATATACCTAAGAAAACAGTAGAATCTAAGGAAAAGGATGATGGGTTTGAATCCTTTGTGATGGACAGATGATTAAGTACTCATTAACTTACAATCCTATTATCGAATATAACAATAAGATTCAATCTGGTGAAGTTATAGTTGGTAATAAAGTTAGACGTATCTATAAAAAATTAGTCGAAGATGTTCATAACCTAGAATCTGAATACGAGTATGATTCAAAAAGAGCTAATCATGCAATTGAGTTTATTGAAAATTATTGTAAACATAGTAAAGGGAAATGGGCAGGTAAACCAATAGAGTTAGAGTTGTGGCAAAAAGCTTTCTTAGCTGCAATATTTGGATTTGTACACAAAATTGATGGCACAAGAAAAGCGCGCGAAATTTATCTCGTAGTCGCCAGAAAGAACGGAAAAAGCACGTTATCATCAGGTATTTGTTTATATCTTCAGGTTGCAGATGGAGAAGGTGGAGCAGAGGTTTATGCGGTGGCAACAAAAGAGCAACAAGCTAAAATTGTATGGTCTGAATCTTCGCGAATGGTTAAGAAATCTCCTGTTCTTTCAAAACGTATTAAGACACTTGTTAAAGAGTTGAACGCTGATTTTAATGACAGTACATTTAAGCCAGTTGGAAGTGATAGTGATACACTCGATGGCCTTAATGTACATGGAGCTTCTCTGGATGAAATACACGCTTGGAAAGATAAAAACCTTTATGACGTAATTGTCGATGGTACATCAGCTCGTGAACAACCATTAATACTTATGATTACAACTGCTGGGACTGTTCGAGAATCTGTTTATGATATGAAGTATGAAGAGGCAGAAATGTTGTTAAATGGATTTGATGATCCTAACGGGTATAAAGATGACCGATTCCTACCTATTATTTATGAGTTGGACAATAGGAACGAATGGACTGATCCTGAAAATTGGCATAAGGCAAATCCTGGACTTGGAACGATAAAAAAGATAGATAATCTTGAAACAAAGGTAAATAAAGCTAAGGCTAATCCTATGTTAGTTAAAAACTTGCTCACGAAGGATTTTAATATTCGTGAAACAAGCAACGAAGCATGGTTAACGTTTGAACAATTAAATAATCAAGAAACCTTTGATGTAAAAGTTTTAAATCCTAAGTATGGGATTGGTGGTTGTGATTTAGCTTCAACAACGGATCTTACAGCAGCAAAGGTTATTTTTATGCTTCCAGACAATCCAAAAATATTCGTAATGCAAATGTATTGGTTGCCTGAAGACTTGCTTGAATTACGTTCAAAAGAAGATAAGATACCATATAATATTTGGCGAGATTTGGGACTATTAAGAACAACTCCAGGTAACAGTGTTCATGCAAAGTATGTAACAGAATGGTTCTGTGAAATTCGGGATGAATATGATATTTACTTACCGTGGATTGGCTATGATGCTTGGTCTGCTAAATATTGGGTAGAGGAAATGGAAGGACAATTCGGAAAAGAAGCCATGATACCAGTTATACAAGGTAAGAAGACGTTATCAGCCCCTATGAAGCTATTAGGAGCTGATTTAGAGGCTAATAGAGTTGTATATAACAATAATCCTATAGATAAATGGTGTTTATCAAATACAGCAATCGAAATGGACAAGAATCTTAATATACAACCGCATAAAACTAATAACCAAAGAAGAAGGATTGACGGTACAGCGGCATTACTTAATGCTTACGTGATACTTCAAGAAAAAGAAAATGATTATCTAAACATAATCTAACAAGGAGGTGAGAAATTGGGATTTTTAGATAGATTCAGAGTTAAAAATAAAGCAGTTAGCGTATCGAAGTTTCAATTAGTCACTGATAATGGAGGTGGCTTTTTCTCATGGAATGGAAATTTATATCAATCAGATATTATCCGTTCTGCAATTAGGCCTAAGTCTAGAGCAATAGGTAAAGCAATAGCAAAGCATATTAGACAAGACAGCGTAAATGGAACAAAAGTTAATCCGGATGTTTACATGCGCTTCTTGTTAGAGGAACCTAATCCATATATGACAGGTCAGCAATTACAAGAGAAGCTTGTTACACAACTAGAGTTAAATAATAACGCTTTTGCTTATATTAATCGAGATGAGAATGGATTTGCTACTGAAATTTATCCGATTAATGCAACTACATCAGAAGCTATAAAAGATGACAAAGGCAATCTCTATCTTCGCTTTAATTTACGTAATGGTAAAGTAGTAACATTTCGATACAGTGATATTATTCATTTGCGTAAAGACTTCAATGAAAATGAGATATTTGGAGATTCTCCTGCACAGAGTCTTACTCCATTGATGGAGATTGTTAATACGACAGATCAGGGAATTGTTAAGGCTATCAAGAATAGTAATATCGTTAAATGGTTGCTGAAATATAACCAGACATTGAGACCTGAAGATATTAAGAAACAAACTGAACAATTTGTTACAGACTTTTTAAATATTGATTCAGAGTCAGGTGGAGGAGCAGCTGGCATCGATGCTAAATTGGATGCTCAACAGGTAGAACCTAAGGACTATGTGCCGAATGAGAAGCTAAATGAGAACACAATTAACAGGATACTTAGTTTCTTCAATACTAATATGAAGATAATACAAGGCAGTTACTCAGAAGATGAGTGGATAAGTTACTATGAAAGTAGTATTGAGCCTGATGTTGTACAGTTAAGTGGAGAATACACTAGGAAGCTATTTAGTAGACGTGAGAGAGGATTCGGTAACAAAATTTTATTCGAATCAAGTAATCTAACATTTGCTAGTATGGCCACTAAATTAAATCTAGTTAACTATGTTGACAGAGGTATCATGACCCCAAATGAAGTACGAGATGTATTAAATCTTGCTCCAATTGATGGAGGAGACATTGCTGTACGTAGGTTGGATACACGTCCTACTACGGAATAACAAAGGAGGTGAGATAGAATAATGGCTAAAATTAGTGTTAAAGGGCCGATTATCAGTAATAATGATCAGTGGATTTATGACTGGTTAGATATGGATGCTACTTCACCTAAGAAAGTTAGCGAACAAATTGAAAAAGCTAACGGAGAAGACTTAGAAGTTGAGATCAATTCAGGTGGAGGCAGTGTATTTGATGGTAGTGAAATTTATACTTCACTTAAATCATATCAAGGCAATGTAACAGTCAAAATTGTTGGATTGGCAGCTTCAGCGGCTTCTGTAATCGCTATGGCTGGTAAGAAAATAATGATGTCACCTACTAGCCAAATGATGATACATAATGCTTCTGTATGGGCTAATGGTGATTATAGAGATATGGATCATATGTCAGATGTATTGAAGAATGTAAATCAAACTGTAGCAAACTCCTACAAGCTTAAAACAGGTAAATCTGAAGAAGAAGTATTGAGCATGATGGACAAAGAGACTTGGTTAACACCGCAACAAGCACTAGAGAATGGATTCATTGATGAAATTATGTTCAGTAGTGAGGTTAAGATTGTAGCTAATTATGATAGTGGAATGCTACCACAGAGCGTAATAGACAAAATTAAAAATGAAATGATGAAGAATCCGACAAATCTACAAAATGATAAGTCGGATATTTTTATGCAACAAAAAGTATCAGCACAATTAAATTTATTAAAATTACATGGAGGAATGAACAATGAATAAAGAACAATACTTAGAATTACGTAATGGACTAATGACTGAAGCTCAGGAGCTAATTAACAATGGTGATTTCGAAGGATCAGAAGCTAAAATGGGTGAGATTAAGGATCTAGATGGTAAATGGGAAAGTATTAAATTAGCAAATGCTAATCTGAATGCATTAAAAGACAATAGTAAAGTATTAGATATCGAAAATAATTCTGTACAAGTGAATGGAGTGAAAGTAGTGGAAAATAATCAAGGTGTTAAAGTTGTGGATGAGCAAGAAGTTTATACAAATGCATGGGCTAAAAATATGATGGGTCAAAAATTAGATGCTAATGAATTAGAAGTATTCGACAAGGTAAATAAAGAGTTTAACAATGCTTATACACATGATACAGGTAATAGTGGTGTACTTATCCCGACTACAGTAGCAGCGGGTATTTTTGCACGAGCAGAAGAAATGTATCCTTTATTTGCTGATGCTAAGAAATTTGCAGTGCAAGGTAAATTATCTATTAAGAAGCACGTTTCTATCGATGCAGGTGATGCTAATTGGTACAGTGAGTCTACTGTTACAGCGGATGAACAAAATACATTTGGCGAATTAGTACTAGATGGTCATGAACTATCTAAAGCTATTACAGTTTCTTGGAAGTTAAAATCAATGGCAATGAGTGAATTTATCCCTTATATCATTAATGAATTAGGTGAGCGTTGTGGAGTAGCTTTAGGTGTATCTGCTGCTAAAGGAAATGGTTCAAGTCAACCTGAAGGTATCGAAACTGCATTATTAGCTGAGGTTGGTAAACCACAAGTTGTAACGTATGATCCAGACCATGCTACTACACCAGTACCATTATCTTATGATAAAGTTGCTCAAGCTATCGGTAAAATTCATTCATCTTACCTAAATGGTTCAGCAATTTATGCTAACAATGCAACTATTTGGAATCGATTAGCAACTCTTACAGATGATGTTGGTCGTCCATTATTCATCCCGGATGTTACTGCAGGTGGAGTAGGTCGTATGTTTGGTATGGTAGTTAAACCTGATGCAGGATTGACAGCAGGTAACATTATCATTGGTAACCCTTCTAAAGGTTATGTAGTTAACGTTAACGAGCCTTTATCAATTCTACAAGAAGATCATGTGAAGGCACGTACAACTGATTATGTTGCTTACGGTATTGTAGATGGTGGAGTATTAGATAATAAAGCATTTGCTTTAATCCAAGACGTACCAACAGTCTAATAGGTGGTGTTTTGATTGTATATAGTAATTTCATCTTTCAGAGATAAAACTGACAATAACAAAAGGTATCATGAAGGTGATACGTACGAGTGTAACAACTCTGTACGTATCGCTTTTTTAATTGAATCAGGTTATATTGTTGAATCTGTAATTAAAGAAACAGTAAGTAAGCCCAAAAAACGTAAAAATAAAGCAGGTGAATGAACATGCTTGAGTTAGTAAGGCTATCTTTACGTGTTACTCATAATGCACTAGACGAAGAAATAATAGAGTTGATTGAATCAGCGAAAATGGATTTATTTCAATCTGGTATTTCGGTAGAAATGACAAATGAGGATTCTGATCCTTTGATAAAGAGAGCAATCATTCTTTATGCTAAAGCAAATTTCGGTATCAATAATGATGATTCAGAGAAATATCAGAAGTCCTATGATTCTCTTAAGATACATTTATCATTAGCTGGTGATTATAATGAATGATATTCTACTATTCCCAATTATCTCAGCTACAGAAAAGGATGAACTAGGTCAAACTGAGGAAACAGTAACATTTGACAGACAAGTATTTTGTCAGAAAAAAAGTATTCCTCAAAACGAATTCTTCCAAGCTGGACAAAGTGGTATTAAGTCTAGTTTTATCTTTATTGTAAATACACACGATTATCAAGATGAAGGTAATTTACAGTATAAAGGTAAGACTTATCATGTATATAGGACGTATGAGAGACCAGATGAAACAATCGAGCTCTATGTGGAGGTGCGATTAAATGGTTAGTATTGATAATATAGAAAAAGAAATTGCCAAACAATTAGCTCAATACACAAAAGAAGTAGAAGAGGAAATCGAAAAAGCGAAGAATGATGTATCCAAGAAAGCTGTGAAGGAGTTACGTGCTGTAGATCATCCTAAATTAACAGGTGATTATGCTGCTGGATGGACTAGGAAGAAGATAGGCGATGATTATGTTATCCATAATAAGACTAACTATCAACTTACTCACCTATTAGAAAATGGTCATGCAAAAGTTAATGGTGGAAGAGTTGAGGGAATACCTCACATCGAACCTGTAGAGAAAAAGGTAATCGATGAATTTATTGATCGAGTTGAGAAGGCGGTACAGTCATGACATTAATTGAATTACATAGTTTGTTAGAGGCTACTGGGCTACCTGTGGCTTATTCGCATTTTACAGCAACTAGTAGTAATCCTGTTCCTGTACCACCATTTATTTGTTACTTGGAGACCGATACAGAAAACTTTTTTGCAGATAACAAAGTATATCAGAAGGCTATAAACGTCCTAATTGAGCTATACACAAAGAAGAAGGATTCAACAACAGAATTATTAATTGAACAGCTACTAGATGACAATGAGATACCTTATTTAACAACTAGTAATTATATAGAATCAGAAAAAATATTTCAAAAAACTTATGAAGTGAGGTTAATTTAATATGGCAGAAAATAAGGTTGTTTTCGGGCTTAAAAATGCATACTATGCAATCGTTACAGAAACTGGAGGAACTGAAACTTATGGTACACCAGTTCGTTTTCCGGGAGCTAAAGCTTTAACATTAGAACCAAAAGGAGAGCAAACTGATTTCTACGCAGATGATACTTTATATTACACTGCAAGTACGAATCAAGGCTATGATACAAAATTAACTGTAGCAAATATTACAGATGCTTTTCGTGAAGATGTTTTAGGTGAAGTATTAGATGAAACAGATAAACCTCTTACAGAATTAAGCAATGCAAAACCGAAGAGAATAGCATTCATGTTCGAATTTGATGGTGATGTTAAAGCGAATCGTCATGTACTATACAACTGTACGGTCACTCGCCCAGGATTATCAAGCAATACAAAAACAACGTCATCAGAACCTGGCACAACAGAATTATCATTAGTTGCAGCTCCTCGTTTGAGTGATGGAAAAGTTAAAACATCAACAACAGTTGATACTCCAGCTGTAGTATATGACGCTTGGTATACAGAAGTTTACGAAAAATAAGGAGTGTAATCAATGGAAAAAACAATTTCGATAGATGGTAAACAAGTCAGATTCAAATCTACTGGAGCAACTCCATTACGTTATAAGGCACAATTTAGTAAAGATTATTTTGTTGAGATTATTAAGCTGAATAGTATTAGTAAATTGAAAGACTTAAATAAGGAAAATGTAAGTATTGAGGACTTAGAGGGATTAGATTTTGAGGTGTTTTATAATATCGCTTGGACAATGGCTAAGACAGCAAATAAAGATATATCTGATCCAATTACATGGTTAGATACTTTTGACAGTTTTCCGATGATTGAAATTATCCCAGAATTACAAGAATTAATCATGAGTTCTATGCAATCAAAAAAAAAGTAAGCAACAACGATGAGCAAGGGAATAGCGGAGAAAATATTACTACCGAACTATTCCTAACGCTTGTTTATCGTTGTGGACTGAGTAAGGCGGATTTAGAGGACATTACAATAGGGATGTGTATTGATTTCATTGATGAATACGTAGAGATTCAGAAGCCAGCAAAAGAAAAAGTTAGAAAAGCTTCTCAGAGTGATATGTCAAACTTTTAACTCTAGCGATACTATCGAAGGGTTTTTATTATAACTTAAGTGAGGTGAAACAATGGCGAATAAAGGAATCAAGGGTATTAATATCCAAATAGGAGCTGAAACGTCTGGACTTGATAAAGCGTTACGTGATGTAAATAATCGTAGTAAAGACTTACAGTCCGAATTGAAATCAGTAGAACGTTTACTTAAATTTGATCCAGGTAACGTTGAGGCACTTGCTCAAAAACAGCAACTATTAACTCGACAAGTAGAAAATACAACCAAAAAATTAGATCATTTGAGAAAAGCTGAACAACAAGTACAGGAACAGTTTAACAAGGGTGAAATTGGTGAGGAACAATATCGTGCTTTTAGACGTGAAATTGAATATACCGAGGGTTCATTAAAAAAATTTAAATCCTCTTTAGCTAGAGTAAATGATAGCTATGGTATAAAAGATATAAAAGTAGATGCCGAGAAAGCCGAAGACTCTGTAAAAAGCTTAGGTGGAGAATTAGCTGGTGTTATTGGTGGTCTTGCTGCTGGTGGTGGAATTGCTGGAGTTCTTGAAAAGTCGTTAGATACTTCGTCACTGAATACACAGATTAAGGTATCTTTTAATGTTCCAGAAGAATCGTTCCAATCAGTAAAAAAAGCAGTGAATACCGTTAAATCATATGGTGTTGATGTTGAGACAGCGCTTGAAGGCGTAAGAAAACAATACGCATTGAACATTGATAAATCAAATGAACAAAATGAAGCAATCATAAAAAGCGCAGGTTCAATTTCACGAGCTTTTAGTGAAATAGACTTTACAGAATTGATTCAAGAAACTAATGAAATGTCAAGTAGCATTGACATGTCTCAAGAAGATGCATTGGCCATGACGAATGCGCTTTTAAAGATGGGATTTCCTCCTGATCAGTTAGATATCATTACAGAATACGGAAGCCAACTTTCAAGGGCTGGATATAGCGCACAAGAGATCCAAGGAATAATGGCGGCAGGTGTTGAGACGGGCACATGGAATATTGATGTACTTTTGGATGGACTCAAAGAAGGTAGAATTGTATTATCAGAATTTGGTTCG from Arthrobacter citreus encodes the following:
- a CDS encoding HNH endonuclease, which encodes MAKPWAKKFYNSSAWGKVRQLCIDRSNGLCESCMLKGRYTPGHIVHHKIYLTPDNINDPTIALGLDNLRYDCQDCHNKEHFEKYSPTREDIKFDEKGNVVYIPPKNNEGCVN
- a CDS encoding terminase large subunit, giving the protein MIKYSLTYNPIIEYNNKIQSGEVIVGNKVRRIYKKLVEDVHNLESEYEYDSKRANHAIEFIENYCKHSKGKWAGKPIELELWQKAFLAAIFGFVHKIDGTRKAREIYLVVARKNGKSTLSSGICLYLQVADGEGGAEVYAVATKEQQAKIVWSESSRMVKKSPVLSKRIKTLVKELNADFNDSTFKPVGSDSDTLDGLNVHGASLDEIHAWKDKNLYDVIVDGTSAREQPLILMITTAGTVRESVYDMKYEEAEMLLNGFDDPNGYKDDRFLPIIYELDNRNEWTDPENWHKANPGLGTIKKIDNLETKVNKAKANPMLVKNLLTKDFNIRETSNEAWLTFEQLNNQETFDVKVLNPKYGIGGCDLASTTDLTAAKVIFMLPDNPKIFVMQMYWLPEDLLELRSKEDKIPYNIWRDLGLLRTTPGNSVHAKYVTEWFCEIRDEYDIYLPWIGYDAWSAKYWVEEMEGQFGKEAMIPVIQGKKTLSAPMKLLGADLEANRVVYNNNPIDKWCLSNTAIEMDKNLNIQPHKTNNQRRRIDGTAALLNAYVILQEKENDYLNII
- a CDS encoding phage portal protein produces the protein MGFLDRFRVKNKAVSVSKFQLVTDNGGGFFSWNGNLYQSDIIRSAIRPKSRAIGKAIAKHIRQDSVNGTKVNPDVYMRFLLEEPNPYMTGQQLQEKLVTQLELNNNAFAYINRDENGFATEIYPINATTSEAIKDDKGNLYLRFNLRNGKVVTFRYSDIIHLRKDFNENEIFGDSPAQSLTPLMEIVNTTDQGIVKAIKNSNIVKWLLKYNQTLRPEDIKKQTEQFVTDFLNIDSESGGGAAGIDAKLDAQQVEPKDYVPNEKLNENTINRILSFFNTNMKIIQGSYSEDEWISYYESSIEPDVVQLSGEYTRKLFSRRERGFGNKILFESSNLTFASMATKLNLVNYVDRGIMTPNEVRDVLNLAPIDGGDIAVRRLDTRPTTE
- a CDS encoding Clp protease ClpP: MMAKISVKGPIISNNDQWIYDWLDMDATSPKKVSEQIEKANGEDLEVEINSGGGSVFDGSEIYTSLKSYQGNVTVKIVGLAASAASVIAMAGKKIMMSPTSQMMIHNASVWANGDYRDMDHMSDVLKNVNQTVANSYKLKTGKSEEEVLSMMDKETWLTPQQALENGFIDEIMFSSEVKIVANYDSGMLPQSVIDKIKNEMMKNPTNLQNDKSDIFMQQKVSAQLNLLKLHGGMNNE
- a CDS encoding phage major capsid protein, giving the protein MNKEQYLELRNGLMTEAQELINNGDFEGSEAKMGEIKDLDGKWESIKLANANLNALKDNSKVLDIENNSVQVNGVKVVENNQGVKVVDEQEVYTNAWAKNMMGQKLDANELEVFDKVNKEFNNAYTHDTGNSGVLIPTTVAAGIFARAEEMYPLFADAKKFAVQGKLSIKKHVSIDAGDANWYSESTVTADEQNTFGELVLDGHELSKAITVSWKLKSMAMSEFIPYIINELGERCGVALGVSAAKGNGSSQPEGIETALLAEVGKPQVVTYDPDHATTPVPLSYDKVAQAIGKIHSSYLNGSAIYANNATIWNRLATLTDDVGRPLFIPDVTAGGVGRMFGMVVKPDAGLTAGNIIIGNPSKGYVVNVNEPLSILQEDHVKARTTDYVAYGIVDGGVLDNKAFALIQDVPTV
- a CDS encoding DNA-packaging protein gives rise to the protein MNMLELVRLSLRVTHNALDEEIIELIESAKMDLFQSGISVEMTNEDSDPLIKRAIILYAKANFGINNDDSEKYQKSYDSLKIHLSLAGDYNE
- a CDS encoding phage head closure protein, translated to MNDILLFPIISATEKDELGQTEETVTFDRQVFCQKKSIPQNEFFQAGQSGIKSSFIFIVNTHDYQDEGNLQYKGKTYHVYRTYERPDETIELYVEVRLNG
- a CDS encoding HK97 gp10 family phage protein, with the protein product MVSIDNIEKEIAKQLAQYTKEVEEEIEKAKNDVSKKAVKELRAVDHPKLTGDYAAGWTRKKIGDDYVIHNKTNYQLTHLLENGHAKVNGGRVEGIPHIEPVEKKVIDEFIDRVEKAVQS
- a CDS encoding phage tail protein, which codes for MAENKVVFGLKNAYYAIVTETGGTETYGTPVRFPGAKALTLEPKGEQTDFYADDTLYYTASTNQGYDTKLTVANITDAFREDVLGEVLDETDKPLTELSNAKPKRIAFMFEFDGDVKANRHVLYNCTVTRPGLSSNTKTTSSEPGTTELSLVAAPRLSDGKVKTSTTVDTPAVVYDAWYTEVYEK